One Helicobacter pylori genomic window, TTAAAAACTTTGTTTTGTAAATCTTATGGTAAAACCCATTTTTTAAGGGGATAAGGGGCATTTTGAAATCATTCTCCCCCACAACCCCCAAAACTAAATCCCCCTAACCCAAGAAAACCGCTTTTAAAACCCCCAAGCAGAAATCCTAAACATCTTTAGTGTTTGGGGTGAATGCCGCTAATTTGCAGTATAACACCCCCATACATTTGCATCTAGCGCAGGAAGCGCGCAAAGTTACGCCTTTATAGATATGATGCGTGAGAGCTGTAAGGAATGCGTTGGAGCTCAAACTCTGTAAAATCCATTAGGCACACAGAACAAGAACCAAACTCTCCTCCAACATCAGGAAGCCCAATCGTCTTTAGCGTTTGGGTGCTTCACAAAACGAGCCACGCAAAGTATTATATTTTAAAAAATGCTTTGGAGTGTTTTTAACTTGCTGTGATTGGAAATCAAAACTTCAGCGTGAGGTTGGTCATCATGTAACTTCTGTCTTGGTAATTCGCGCTAAAGTCGCCATCAGGGTTATTGAACTTGGGCGCTCCAAAATACCCTGCTTGATACCCTTTATTGATCCTAGCCCCATAATAAGTGATCCTAAAGTTAAGAAGAACCGATTCGGTGAATGCATAGCTCGCATTGAATTGCAAGGAGTATTCATTAGCCCTCCCCACTTGCCCTAACGCATTTTTATTCGCATGAGAGACGCGCCCAAAAACATGCCATGCGAAACGCTTGTGGATCCCTCCAACAGAAGTGTAAAAAGTGAAAGTGTTCGCGTTAGTGATCGCATCAGCCAGCCCATCATAAGCCGTATTATCCCAAAAATCATAGCCAATCATTCCGGCATGCCTAGTCGTTACTGAGATTTCACTACCGATATAGGAAGTGTTATTACCCCTTGGCATCGTGTGAGAGCCTAAAAAAGCGTCTGAATTGCCAAAGGTGTTATAAAAGCCAATGGACCAGTTGAAATTATCCCACCAAAAAACCTGGCGGATATTCAAAGTAACGCCATTCCTCCCCAACAACGAGCCATGAGGCGTGCTGTCTTCTAAACTATAAGTGTTTGTCTCTGGGTTATACCATCCCCTATAGTATAAAGGAAAGGTTGTCATGATCATGCTTTGAGAGCGAAAGCCTACATTTTCAAAATTCCTATTCGTGTCATAGACTAGCTTAAAACCGGGAGCGTTATAAGTCTTAGGCGCAAAATAATAAAAAAATTGAGCGTCTAAACCTTTATAAGAATAGGTTGTGGTGATCCCATGCCAACCATAATTGATGAAATCGTTGCTGTTATTAGGATTGCCTCCCTTTTTCAAATAAGGCACGGTCGCAAAAAACTCATAAATCCAAGAGTTGAACGCTAAACCTCTCCCAAAAGAGCTCCACCACCAAAACCTTAACCTTTGCGTTTCAGTCTTATAGGGCTGATAATACACTTCCCACCCTTGATTCGATCCGCTCATAAAATCAATATTCGCTTCATAACGCCCCACTTTAAACCCAAAAACATCTTTGTAATCGTATCGTAAAAAAGCGGTATCCACCACATAAGGCCTTGCATGATAGCTCGCTGATTGAGAAGTCCCCGCATAAGCAGGGCCAAGATACTTATTGAAAAAGTATCCATGATAGCCCCCAATGAAATTCTCCACGATTGAGCCAAAAACTTTCCCGTTAGCCTGGTTAATATCATATTTAGTCTTGTCATAAGGAATGGCTGCAATCGCCCCACCCAAAGAAACAGAAAGCCTGTGGTTTTCGGTGCCTTTAGGGAGTAAATTGACTTTGACTTGCGCTAAAGTTACAATATCTATAAAACTTTCGGTAGGATAAATCCCTTTTTTGGTATTGATTTGAGAATTGTTAAAACCAATTTTAGAAAAGTTCTCCACACGACCACTAAACCGATAATCAAAAGCTTCTATAGGACACAATAAAAACGATAAAAGCGATAAAGAAGAAGTCAGAAAATACTTTTCTTGCTTCATTAAACTCTCCCTAAACTTAATTGTATGATTTTTCTTATTTAGATTATAATTATAATCAAAAAAAAAAAAAATAGCATGAAGTTAAAATATTGATTAAAATCCGCAACCCTATTTTACAAAAAATAACCCATCATTGTAAATTGGTTTAAAATTAAAAGATTAAAATCATATATTTGTTACTTCTAAAGAATGTTTTATTTTTGATTGGGCTTATTACCCATGAAATTCTCGCTTCTTTTAACCCTCCTTTTTTGTTTTTGCGCGGGCGTTTTTATTTCTTCACTTCTTTAATCGCTTCAAAGAAAATAGCCCCCCACGCGCTCAAATTTTAAAACTTATAAGAAATTTCAAATCTAGCGTTAAAGCCAGGCTCTGCCATGCCCCTTGCATATTTGTCTTGATTGGGTTCATCAGGGCTCATCACCGGGCTGGCTTGATCAATATATTGTTGGTTAAAAACATTGTTAAACACCGCATTCAAGCTCAACCCTTTGAGTTTTTTGTAAGTGGGCTTGTAAGTGATAAAGAAACTGCTCACCCCATAACCGGGTTTATGCACATGAAAAATCCCGGGCGTTTTAGGGCAATTGCTAGGCCGTCTGTCAATATCCGTAGGGCCGTTACGATAAGGGCTATAAGAGCAATAACTCAAATCCGTAACAAAGCGTGAAAGCCAAGTGATGCTAAGGCCGGTGCGTGGGATTGTATAGCTTGCCGTTAAAATAAACACATTGCCGGTTGTAGCCGCCAATTCATACACATCAGCGATCAAACGCCCCTTTAAAGAAGGCCATGATCGCGCCACGCTCAAGCCTAAAGAAAAACCCTTGTATTTAGCCGTCCCTGAAACTTCATAACCCGGCACATAAATAATATCTTGCGCGGGCAAATTAGTTACAAAAAGCGTTGAAGAAAATTGGTTGATGTAATTAGAAATCAATTGGACAAAACCGGCGGCTCTGAAATCAAAATACTGACTGCTGTATTCGGTGTTAAATTCCACATTTTGCCCGATTTCTGGCTTTAAATTACGGTTGTAGCGCAAATTATCTTGACGCATCCACACCAAACCTCCAGGCATAGGGCCTCTGGTTACATACGCGTAAGAAAGCCTGAAATTCAAATTTTCTAAAGGCAAAACATTTAAAGCCGCGCTAGGGCTAAACCCTTGGGTTATGTGCAATTGCCAGTCTTTATCCACTAAAGTATAGACATCATAACGAGTCCCTGCCCCTAAAGTTATCATAGGGTGCAAGGTGTAATTCGCTTGCGCATACACCCCAACCACATTCGCCGTAGCGCCATTTCGTTGGCAGCGCCCGTTCATGTTAGGATCATTAGGGCCCATAACCCTTAAGCATGCATCAGGGGCATCGCCGGGCTTGACTAATTCGCTATTAGGGATCGCTTTATCAAAAGTGGTTAAGTTTTGGTAATTCAACCCGTATTCCAAAAGATTGTCATTTTTATGATCTATGGTGTGGATCACGTTCGCATTGAACCCGGAATTGATGATGAATAAATTTTTATTAGCGACAACAGAACCCCCTCCAAGGCTTTTAAAAGTGATGGAGCAGGTTTGTTTAAGAGCGTCATAAATGCCCCCTTGCGCCACGCATTGATTTTCTTCGCCAAGTTGTGGGTTTGGGGTGAAAGGAATGATGGTCGCTATATCGCTAGGTCTG contains:
- the hofG gene encoding outer membrane beta-barrel protein HofG; its protein translation is MKQEKYFLTSSLSLLSFLLCPIEAFDYRFSGRVENFSKIGFNNSQINTKKGIYPTESFIDIVTLAQVKVNLLPKGTENHRLSVSLGGAIAAIPYDKTKYDINQANGKVFGSIVENFIGGYHGYFFNKYLGPAYAGTSQSASYHARPYVVDTAFLRYDYKDVFGFKVGRYEANIDFMSGSNQGWEVYYQPYKTETQRLRFWWWSSFGRGLAFNSWIYEFFATVPYLKKGGNPNNSNDFINYGWHGITTTYSYKGLDAQFFYYFAPKTYNAPGFKLVYDTNRNFENVGFRSQSMIMTTFPLYYRGWYNPETNTYSLEDSTPHGSLLGRNGVTLNIRQVFWWDNFNWSIGFYNTFGNSDAFLGSHTMPRGNNTSYIGSEISVTTRHAGMIGYDFWDNTAYDGLADAITNANTFTFYTSVGGIHKRFAWHVFGRVSHANKNALGQVGRANEYSLQFNASYAFTESVLLNFRITYYGARINKGYQAGYFGAPKFNNPDGDFSANYQDRSYMMTNLTLKF